Proteins encoded by one window of Dioscorea cayenensis subsp. rotundata cultivar TDr96_F1 chromosome 20, TDr96_F1_v2_PseudoChromosome.rev07_lg8_w22 25.fasta, whole genome shotgun sequence:
- the LOC120251663 gene encoding uncharacterized protein LOC120251663 isoform X1, which translates to MLQVTKEQEPFEAEATLLKKRGITILSLALQLILGLIDLHACPPTNHFYKIMATAETRAAWQRTAHRCFVQEDAKRAPKLACYPSSSSNLQFDVNNSNASSVQDNPAPDFVNLGRKSLNSVAPPDPKWWLCLQPTLGCQKEVICEPLHASEDEFGEKGFGNSTSASGLIVDALLEESLDVEHKRTNHPLKSDWETEVRKLKTFNHDSRLPSKNNTDLSEYLFQDEELVGWELVGHMISEKTEKGLHAETLLNGVSKSEPWWRIADKNELASLVAQKSLVHIENCDLPRPTQALPVCTGPFTCLKRFNNDLILSSSSCQKSQQAGSCNPIWLTHKSPSISSSGSHEDNTPTKEPSEGGLTFKADPSRAQLLEALCHSQTRARKAEIAAKKAHEEKQHIIKLLFRQASHLFGYKLWLHILQMEILCLQLKLNDDNFLPWISFKQRPSNKESNESTRLSRKKQKNVILSSVCLGLAGAGLLLGWAVYRRAIKCSYETNHA; encoded by the exons ATGCTGCAAGTTACAAAGGAACAAGAACCTTTTGAAGCTGAAGCAACGTTGTTAAAGAAGAGAGGCATCACCATTCTTTCTCTGGCTCTTCAACTCATTCTGGGCCTCATTGATCTCCATGCATGCCCTCCAACGAATCACTTCTACAAG ATAATGGCAACTGCAGAAACAAGGGCTGCCTGGCAACGTACTGCACATCGATGCTTTGTTCAAGAAGATGCGAAGCGAGCTCCTAAATTAGCATGTTATCCCTCATCCTCATCTAATCTTCAGTTTGATGTAAATAACTCTAATGCTTCAAGTGTTCAAGATAATCCTGCCCCTGATTTTGTGAACTTAGGCCGGAAATCCTTGAATTCCGTTGCTCCCCCTGACCCAAAATGGTGGCTATGCTTGCAACCAACTTTGGGCTGCCAGAAGGAAGTTATATGTGAACCACTACATGCTTCAGAGGATGAGTTTGGAGAAAAGGGATTCGGAAATTCAACGTCGGCCTCTGGACTTATTGTGGATGCACTGCTGGAAGAATCCCTTGATGTTGAACATAAAAGGACTAATCATCCTCTGAAATCTGACTGGGAGACAGAAGTGAGAAAACTCAAGACATTCAACCATGACTCGCGGCTGCCGTCTAAGAATAACACTGATTTGAGTGAATATCTTTTTCAGGATGAGGAGCTTGTAGGATGGGAACTTGTTGGCCATATGATTTCTGAAAAAACTGAGAAGGGTTTACATGCAGAAACACTGTTGAATGGAGTTAGTAAATCTGAGCCATGGTGGCGCATTGCTGATAAAAATGAGCTAGCTTCATTGGTTGCGCAAAAATCATTAGTGCATATTGAGAACTGTGATCTTCCTAGACCCACCCAAGCACTGCCTGTCTGCACAGGCCCTTTTACTTGCCTTAAGAGGTTCAATAATGATCTgattttatcatcttcttcttgtcaAAAGTCACAACAAGCTGGAAGCTGCAATCCCATTTGGCTCACGCATAAATCGCCTTCAATAAGTAGCAG TGGTTCTCATGAAGACAACACTCCCACAAAAGAACCATCAGAAGGCGGACTGACATTTAAAGCTGATCCAAGCAGAGCTCAGCTGTTAGAAGCTCTCTGTCACTCTCAAACTCGAGCTAGAAAAGCCGAAATTGCTGCAAAGAAAGCTCACGAGGAGAAACAACATATAATCAAGCTTTTGTTTAGACAAGCATCTCATCTATTTGGATATAAACTCTGGTTACACATCTTGCAAATGGAAATCCTGTGCCTCCAGCTCAAGCTCAATGACGATAATTTCCTGCCTTGGATTTCATTCAAACAAAGACCGTCTAACAAGGAAAGCAATGAATCAACAAGGTTAAGCcggaagaagcaaaagaatgTTATTCTTTCTTCGGTCTGCCTAGGCTTGGCCGGAGCAGGTCTACTACTAGGTTGGGCTGTTTATCGTCGTGCTATAAAATGTTCATATGAAACAAACCATGCTTAA
- the LOC120251663 gene encoding uncharacterized protein LOC120251663 isoform X2, whose translation MLQVTKEQEPFEAEATLLKKRGITILSLALQLILGLIDLHACPPTNHFYKIMATAETRAAWQRTAHRCFVQEDAKRAPKLACYPSSSSNLQFDVNNSNASSVQDNPAPDFVNLGRKSLNSVAPPDPKWWLCLQPTLGCQKEVICEPLHASEDEFGEKGFGNSTSASGLIVDALLEESLDVEHKRTNHPLKSDWETEDEELVGWELVGHMISEKTEKGLHAETLLNGVSKSEPWWRIADKNELASLVAQKSLVHIENCDLPRPTQALPVCTGPFTCLKRFNNDLILSSSSCQKSQQAGSCNPIWLTHKSPSISSRIVCSGSHEDNTPTKEPSEGGLTFKADPSRAQLLEALCHSQTRARKAEIAAKKAHEEKQHIIKLLFRQASHLFGYKLWLHILQMEILCLQLKLNDDNFLPWISFKQRPSNKESNESTRLSRKKQKNVILSSVCLGLAGAGLLLGWAVYRRAIKCSYETNHA comes from the exons ATGCTGCAAGTTACAAAGGAACAAGAACCTTTTGAAGCTGAAGCAACGTTGTTAAAGAAGAGAGGCATCACCATTCTTTCTCTGGCTCTTCAACTCATTCTGGGCCTCATTGATCTCCATGCATGCCCTCCAACGAATCACTTCTACAAG ATAATGGCAACTGCAGAAACAAGGGCTGCCTGGCAACGTACTGCACATCGATGCTTTGTTCAAGAAGATGCGAAGCGAGCTCCTAAATTAGCATGTTATCCCTCATCCTCATCTAATCTTCAGTTTGATGTAAATAACTCTAATGCTTCAAGTGTTCAAGATAATCCTGCCCCTGATTTTGTGAACTTAGGCCGGAAATCCTTGAATTCCGTTGCTCCCCCTGACCCAAAATGGTGGCTATGCTTGCAACCAACTTTGGGCTGCCAGAAGGAAGTTATATGTGAACCACTACATGCTTCAGAGGATGAGTTTGGAGAAAAGGGATTCGGAAATTCAACGTCGGCCTCTGGACTTATTGTGGATGCACTGCTGGAAGAATCCCTTGATGTTGAACATAAAAGGACTAATCATCCTCTGAAATCTGACTGGGAGACAGAA GATGAGGAGCTTGTAGGATGGGAACTTGTTGGCCATATGATTTCTGAAAAAACTGAGAAGGGTTTACATGCAGAAACACTGTTGAATGGAGTTAGTAAATCTGAGCCATGGTGGCGCATTGCTGATAAAAATGAGCTAGCTTCATTGGTTGCGCAAAAATCATTAGTGCATATTGAGAACTGTGATCTTCCTAGACCCACCCAAGCACTGCCTGTCTGCACAGGCCCTTTTACTTGCCTTAAGAGGTTCAATAATGATCTgattttatcatcttcttcttgtcaAAAGTCACAACAAGCTGGAAGCTGCAATCCCATTTGGCTCACGCATAAATCGCCTTCAATAAGTAGCAG AATTGTGTGCAGTGGTTCTCATGAAGACAACACTCCCACAAAAGAACCATCAGAAGGCGGACTGACATTTAAAGCTGATCCAAGCAGAGCTCAGCTGTTAGAAGCTCTCTGTCACTCTCAAACTCGAGCTAGAAAAGCCGAAATTGCTGCAAAGAAAGCTCACGAGGAGAAACAACATATAATCAAGCTTTTGTTTAGACAAGCATCTCATCTATTTGGATATAAACTCTGGTTACACATCTTGCAAATGGAAATCCTGTGCCTCCAGCTCAAGCTCAATGACGATAATTTCCTGCCTTGGATTTCATTCAAACAAAGACCGTCTAACAAGGAAAGCAATGAATCAACAAGGTTAAGCcggaagaagcaaaagaatgTTATTCTTTCTTCGGTCTGCCTAGGCTTGGCCGGAGCAGGTCTACTACTAGGTTGGGCTGTTTATCGTCGTGCTATAAAATGTTCATATGAAACAAACCATGCTTAA
- the LOC120251664 gene encoding protein ABIL2-like isoform X2, whose translation MKTLSHSSSSSSSSSYDELSIQQSLLFSDSLKELKNLKSQLYSAAEHFEYSFANDINRKKLLNMLKAYVVKALVNSVDHLGCVAYKVNDLFSEKMDEFSETELRLSCLEQRIQVCENKFKQQELVQQKLEIKAPKFNKKYILSDGKFMHESGTKTLVIYQQMNESKQIKDVHATLKTRSSSMRKTQSSSSLQRARSLSPSYRKMSYISPSQRAGKFLSSDKRRAISPHPSSDVLIRSGSFSCRPISRSSSIVKRQHPSKPQKSASMRLHGERSDCKESEQNHSKSKSLLKSLLSRHKGRNEDMLFSYLDEY comes from the exons ATGAAGACTCTATCacattcttcctcttcttcttcttcttcttcttatgatGAACTCTCCATTCAACAAAGCCTTCTCTTTTCAGACAGTCTCAAG GAGTTGAAGAATTTGAAGTCACAATTGTACTCAGCTGCTGAACATTTTGAGTACTCTTTTGCAAATGACATCAACAGAAAGAA ATTGCTGAATATGTTGAAAGCTTATGTTGTTAAGGCATTGGTTAATAGTGTGGATCATTTGGGTTGTGTAGCATACAAAGTTAATGATCTCTTTAGTGAGAAAATGGATGAGTTCTCTGAAACAGAGCTCAGGCTGTCTTGTTTAGAACAG AGAATTCAAGTGTGCGAAAATAAGTTCAAACAACAAGAACTTGTTCAGCAGAAATTGGAGATCAAGGCTCCCAAGTTTAATAAGAAGTACATTTTATCAG ATGGGAAGTTCATGCATGAATCCGGAACAAAAACTCTTGTAATTTATCAACAAATGAATGaatcaaaacaaatcaaagatg TTCATGCAACACTAAAAACACGATCGAGCTCAATGCG CAAAACACAGTCAAGCTCCTCCCTGCAACGAGCACGGTCCTTATCGCCTTCTTACAGGAAAATGAGTTACATATCACCATCACAACGTGCTGGGAAATTTTTGTCTTCAG ATAAAAGAAGAGCGATCTCACCGCATCCATCGTCAGATGTATTGATAAGATCAGGATCATTCTCATGCAGGCCGATATCTCGAAGCTCATCAATAGTGAAGAGG CAACATCCTTCAAAGCCTCAGAAATCAGCATCTATGAGGCTGCATGGCGAGAGGAGTGATTGCAAAGAGTCCGAACAAAACCATAGCAAAAGCAAGAGCTTGCTCAAGTCCCTGCTCAGTCGGCATAAGGGAAGGAACGAGGATATGCTGTTTAGTTACTTGGACGAATACTGA
- the LOC120251664 gene encoding protein ABIL2-like isoform X1 produces MKTLSHSSSSSSSSSYDELSIQQSLLFSDSLKELKNLKSQLYSAAEHFEYSFANDINRKKLLNMLKAYVVKALVNSVDHLGCVAYKVNDLFSEKMDEFSETELRLSCLEQRIQVCENKFKQQELVQQKLEIKAPKFNKKYILSDGKFMHESGTKTLVIYQQMNESKQIKDVHATLKTRSSSMRYRSNSCKTQSSSSLQRARSLSPSYRKMSYISPSQRAGKFLSSDKRRAISPHPSSDVLIRSGSFSCRPISRSSSIVKRQHPSKPQKSASMRLHGERSDCKESEQNHSKSKSLLKSLLSRHKGRNEDMLFSYLDEY; encoded by the exons ATGAAGACTCTATCacattcttcctcttcttcttcttcttcttcttatgatGAACTCTCCATTCAACAAAGCCTTCTCTTTTCAGACAGTCTCAAG GAGTTGAAGAATTTGAAGTCACAATTGTACTCAGCTGCTGAACATTTTGAGTACTCTTTTGCAAATGACATCAACAGAAAGAA ATTGCTGAATATGTTGAAAGCTTATGTTGTTAAGGCATTGGTTAATAGTGTGGATCATTTGGGTTGTGTAGCATACAAAGTTAATGATCTCTTTAGTGAGAAAATGGATGAGTTCTCTGAAACAGAGCTCAGGCTGTCTTGTTTAGAACAG AGAATTCAAGTGTGCGAAAATAAGTTCAAACAACAAGAACTTGTTCAGCAGAAATTGGAGATCAAGGCTCCCAAGTTTAATAAGAAGTACATTTTATCAG ATGGGAAGTTCATGCATGAATCCGGAACAAAAACTCTTGTAATTTATCAACAAATGAATGaatcaaaacaaatcaaagatg TTCATGCAACACTAAAAACACGATCGAGCTCAATGCGGTATAGATCGAACTCCTG CAAAACACAGTCAAGCTCCTCCCTGCAACGAGCACGGTCCTTATCGCCTTCTTACAGGAAAATGAGTTACATATCACCATCACAACGTGCTGGGAAATTTTTGTCTTCAG ATAAAAGAAGAGCGATCTCACCGCATCCATCGTCAGATGTATTGATAAGATCAGGATCATTCTCATGCAGGCCGATATCTCGAAGCTCATCAATAGTGAAGAGG CAACATCCTTCAAAGCCTCAGAAATCAGCATCTATGAGGCTGCATGGCGAGAGGAGTGATTGCAAAGAGTCCGAACAAAACCATAGCAAAAGCAAGAGCTTGCTCAAGTCCCTGCTCAGTCGGCATAAGGGAAGGAACGAGGATATGCTGTTTAGTTACTTGGACGAATACTGA
- the LOC120251107 gene encoding uncharacterized protein LOC120251107 yields the protein MGIMEKLKIFVVQEPVVAASCLIAGFGLFLPAVVRPILDSFDTAKEVPQPALSDVVAGMTGKKPE from the exons ATGGGGATCATGGAGAAGCTGAAGATTTTCGTCGTCCAAGAGCCTGTGGTAGCTGCATCCTGTCTTATCGCCGGCTTTG GTCTGTTCCTTCCAGCCGTGGTCAGGCCTATCTTGGATTCATTTGATACAGCCAAGGAGGTTCCTCAACCAGCTCTCAGTGAT GTTGTTGCTGGAATGACCGGTAAGAAACCTGAGTGA
- the LOC120251466 gene encoding protein RKD4, producing MEYDQYLSSLMILDEQNLLDFTPFISETNTSNEEFPIIPSLDSSFPVQQSLEDIEFESLTIWDDMKMITSCCEDVVVSQPLIMPLNMASNDINIACVRDEEKMINESITLIGSRTSKIREIEYDELKKYFYMPIASAAKAMNVGLTVLKKRCRELGITRWPHRKMKSLNSLIHNVKEFGKDEGEEILRRELNTLEEERRLMEENPEMELNERTKRLRQACFKANYKKRKAMQLPCSYRSDIFLLN from the exons ATGGAGTATGATCAATATCTAAGCAGTCTCATGATACTTGATGAACAAAACCTCCTTGATTTCACTCCATTTATCAG TGAAACTAATACTTCCAATGAGGAGTTTCCCATCATCCCATCCTTGGATTCATCTTTTCCAGTTCAACAAAGTTTGGAAGACATAGAATTTGAGTCATTAACAATATGGGATGACATGAAGATGATAACTTCATGCTGTGAAGATGTGGTTGTTAGCCAACCATTAATAATGCCATTAAACATGGCATCCAATGATATCAATATTGCTTGTGTTAGAGATGAAGAGAAGATGATCAATGAGAGTATTACTTTGATTGGATCTCGTACTTCAAAGATAAGAGAGATTGAGTATGATGAGCTTAAGAAATATTTCTACATGCCGATTGCGAGTGCGGCGAAGGCGATGAATGTTGGACTAACTGTTTTGAAGAAGAGATGCAGAGAGCTTGGCATAACAAGGTGGCCTCATAGGAAGATGAAGAGCTTGAATTCACTCATTCATAATgttaag GAGTTTGGGAAGGATGAAGGAGAGGAAATTttaagaagagaattgaatacaTTGGAGGAAGAAAGGAGATTAATGGAGGAGAATCCAGAGATGGAGTTGAATGAAAGAACCAAGAGACTTAGACAGGCTTGTTTTAAGGCTAATTATAAGAAAAGGAAGGCCATGCAATTGCCTTGTAGCTATCGTTCAGATATATTTCTATTGAATTAG
- the LOC120251760 gene encoding uncharacterized protein At4g00950-like — translation MKLKVAMNETSTPPKITYFTLPESRPEPPGMATPPLRPPGAVPFLWEEAPGKPKAKRELREVRLPPRPVIKSLQPPPRKVAEMKGAINVTSLTTVLDGPYVLKTNNKSSFQSSSFRFLSGSSNRKGDKYSESNNTPSSCSSFSSSSSSSSSSFSSSYSSCMFYPLSSSSSQICEDDEVVSEKRKEGKEITEVTISRMMRRNRSLTSMSLHSSSHFWACISGGMKHWPWKRNHKA, via the exons ATGAAGTTGAAGGTTGCCATGAATGAAACTTCAACACCACCCAAGATCACCTACTTCACCCTACCAGAGAGCCGGCCGGAGCCTCCGGGGATGGCCACTCCACCGTTGAGGCCTCCCGGCGCCGTTCCTTTCCTCTGGGAGGAGGCTCCGGGGAAGCCTAAGGCTAAGAGAGAACTCAGAGAAGTAAGACTCCCTCCAAGACCAGTGATCAAATCCTTACAACCACCTCCAAGAAAGGTAGCAGAGATGAAGGGTGCCATTAATGTCACCTCTCTCACTACTGTTCTTGATGGCCCTTATGTTTTGAAGACTAATAATAAGTCTTCATTCCAATCTTCTTCCTTTAGATTTCTTAGTGGTAGTTCTAATAGAAAAGGTGACAAGTATTCAGAGAGTAACAACACTccctcttcttgttcttctttctcatcatcatcatcatcttcatcatcatcattttcatcttcttattcttcttgtaTGTTTTATCCTttgtcttcttcatcttctcaaatTTGTGAAGATGATGAAGTTGTGAGTGAAAAGAggaaagaaggaaaagagatcACTGAAGTGACCATTTCAAGGATGATGAGAAGAAACAGGAgtttgacaagcatgtctttgCATTCAAGTTCTCACTTTTGG GCTTGTATCAGTGGAGGGATGAAGCATTGGCCATGGAAAAGGAACCACAAAGCTTGA
- the LOC120251873 gene encoding protein Spindly — protein sequence MEMGDDCLESLREGVDGGEYAMWFGISCAFAALGVVEMEGKRLELSELMMRGSTQLLGLMVERRQRKVEALEEKMKRAEMEVKEMKLRRREDAKANEKVVAIFASHEQSWIAERKRLGFQIQTLVRELRGSKEVVEEKEGVIRAKDEELEKGLKERKELEERMKKEEEEHSAELWKHKTAFMELVSDQRQLEAEMGRVLRQAETAKRELEELSEKKEEAVAMVDKLSDEILKLQKDAEQKDKILSAMLRKSKIDSAEKQMLLKEVKISKAKKKQAEMEMDRWRSLCESRNKKSLRALPLMEAGSSRANNSETSITETESFDHCSSCQVNAELGCVDDMQKLRDWVRMEAEKYAMVLEQRHYAEIEAFTEQMRLKDEKLEAFRWQLLSVELEAKQLQSHIEGLDGTVSQFRDENLRLETLLLEKEKELKLLRDQLDFYNVQHYQKKKERSSGDSSMNDFASQDNQVDEFYVEQCEETANNLILTSKNSEEIEEEKVVSIDPGHITSQNNSKEQSVAIVKNNNSWKMDIHALGISYKIKRLKQQLIVLEKLTGEQAMKQTATADDSQRKVGAGGENKQQVKGLLLLISLLNKQVKRYQSLEEKTDELCRKMNESHRTVGKRDQFNNGKTKEQTETLQKFLEETFQLQRFMVATGQKLMDIEAKIACSFVGNVGLDESSGFNMSQFADIVKNLFKEVQRGLEVRIARIIGDLEGTLACDGILYR from the exons atGGAAATGGGGGATGATTGTTTGGAGAGTTTGAGAGAAGGGGTTGATGGTGGTGAGTATGCAATGTGGTTTGGAATCTCATGCGCGTTTGCTGCGCTTGGTGTTGTAGAGATGGAAGGGAAGAGGTTGGAGTTGTCGGAGTTGATGATGAGAGGAAGTACGCAGTTGTTGGGGTTGATGGTGGAGAGAAGGCAGAGAAAGGTggaagctttggaggagaagatgaagagggcggaGATGGAGGTGAAGGAGATGAAGCTGAGGAGAAGAGAGGATGCGAAGGCTAATGAAAAGGTCGTTGCTATCTTCGCGTCGCATGAGCAGAGCTGGATCGCGGAGAGGAAGAGATTAGGGTTTCAGATCCAAACGCTAGTGCGGGAGTTGAGGGGGAGCAAGGAGGTGGTGGAGGAGAAGGAAGGGGTGATTAGGGCTAAAGATGAGGAATTGGAGAAGGGATTGAAGGAAAGGAAGGAGCTTGAGGAGAGaatgaagaaggaggaggaggagcactCGGCGGAGCTTTGGAAGCATAAGACGGCGTTCATGGAGCTCGTTTCTGATCAGCGGCAGTTGGAGGCGGAGATGGGGCGTGTGCTCCGGCAGGCGGAGACGGCGAAGAGGGAGCTTGAAGAGTTAtcggagaagaaggaggaggcgGTTGCCATGGTTGATAAGCTCTCCGATGAGATTCTCAAGCTTCAAAAGGATGCAGAACAGAAGGATAAGATCCTTTCTGCTATGCTGAGGAAATCTAAGATCGATTCAGCTGAGAAACAGATGCTTTTGAAGGAGGTGAAGATCTCTAAAGCtaagaagaagcaagctgagatGGAGATGGATAGGTGGAGGAGCTTGTGTGAGTCTAGGAACAAGAAGAGCTTGAGAGCTTTGCCATTAATGGAGGCAGGGAGCTCCAGAGCCAACAACAGTGAGACCTCCATTACTGAAACTGAGAGCTTTGATCACTGCTCCAGTTGTCAAGTGAATGCTGAACTTG GTTGTGTAGATGATATGCAGAAATTGAGAGATTGGGTGAGAATGGAAGCAGAGAAGTATGCAATGGTTCTTGAACAGAGGCATTATGCAGAGATTGAAGCATTTACAGAGCAAATGAGGCTCAAAGATGAGAAGCTTGAAGCTTTCAGATGGCAGTTGCTCAGTGTGGAGCTTGAAGCAAAGCAGTTGCAATCTCACATTGAAGGCCTTGATGGAACTGTTTCTCAGTTCAGGGATGAGAATCTCAGATTGGAAACTTTGTTGTTGGAGAAGGAAAAGGAATTGAAGCTGTTGAGAGATCAGTTGGATTTCTATAATGTTCAgcattatcaaaagaagaaagagaggagCTCCGGTGATAGCTCTATGAATGATTTTGCCTCGCAGGACAATCAAGTTGATGAATTCTATGTAGAACAATGCGAGGAGACAGCTAACAATTTAATCTTGACAAGCAAAAACAGCGAGGAAATCGAAGAAGAGAAAGTGGTCAGTATTGATCCTGGTCATATAACATCACAGAATAACTCAAAAGAGCAGAGTGTTGCAATTGTGAAGAACAACAATTCATGGAAGATGGACATTCATGCTCTTGGTATATCTTACAAGATCAAAAGGTTGAAGCAACAACTTATAGTGCTCGAAAAACTGACCggagaacaagcaatgaaacAGACAGCAACAGCAGATGATTCACAGCGAAAAGTTGGCGCCGGAGGAGAAAACAAGCAACAGGTTAAAGGGTTACTCTTACTGATATCTTTGCTCAATAAACAAGTGAAAAGGTATCAGTCTCTCGAAGAGAAAACTGATGAATTGTGCAGGAAAATG AATGAGAGTCACAGGACAGTCGGAAAACGAGATCAATTCAACAATGGCAAAACAAAAGAGCAAACAGAAACACTTCAGAAATTCCTTGAAGAAACATTTCAACTGCAGAGATTCATGGTTGCAACTGGTCAGAAGCTAATGGACATTGAAGCAAAGATTGCATGTAGTTTTGTGGGAAATGTTGGATTAGATGAATCTTCAGGATTTAACATGAGCCAGTTTGCAGACATTGTTAAGAATTTATTCAAGGAAGTACAAAGAGGATTAGAAGTGAGAATTGCCAGGATAATTGGAGACTTGGAAGGAACACTAGCTTGTGATGGTATTCTTTATAGATGA